The genomic window CGACGGGCACAGGGTCCGATGCCACCACCCTGCACACGCTGACGAACGGCACGCAGCAGCCCCTGAAGCTGACCGCAGACGCCAAGATCATCCGGGTCAGCTCGAGCGGTCACTGGCTCGTCAAGCTGCTCCCCGACGACTGAGCCGCCACCGATAGGTCTGCGCCGTCAGCGCCCGCCGGTTCAGTCGGGCGGGTCGGTCACCGGGAGCGGGGGAGGGGTGCCACCGAAAGCGGGGCAGAGCGGCTTGAAGTCGCACCACGAGCACAGCCGTGACGGGCGCGGCCGAAAGTCGCCCTCCACCGTGGCGCGGGCGATGGCCGCCCACACGGCCTGCACGTTCCGCTCCAGCGCGAGCAGATCCTCTTCGTCCGGCGCGTACCGGATGATCGTGCCGTCCTTGAGGTAGACCAGCTGCAGCAGGTCCGGCACCCGGCCGGTGCGACGCCACATGACCAGGCCGTAGAACTTCATCTGGAACAGGGCCTTGCCCTCGAAGCCGGGTCCGGGCGTGCGCCCCGTCTTGTAGTCCACGACCCGTACCTGCCCCTCCGGTGCCACGTCGACGCGGTCGATGACCCCGCGCAGGACCAGCCCGTCGACCTCGACCTCGACCTTCAGCTCACGGTCTGCCGGCTCGAGCCGAGAGGGGTCCTCGACGGTGAACCAGCGGTCGGTGAGCCTTCCGGCCTGGGCGAACCACGACTCCAGAGTCAGCGACTCGTCCGCAGCGAGCATCTCGGCCAGCTCCGGACGCTCCTCGACGAGGGCGTCCCAGCGGCCGGGTACGAGCTCCCGGGCGGCCTCCGGCGTGCGCTCGGCGGCAGGCAGATCGAAGATGTCCTCGAGCACGGCATGCACGAGCGTCCCGCGCACCGCTGCCGGTGACGGCGCCTCCTGGAGCCGGTCGATCGTGCGGAAGCGGTACTTCAGCGGGCACTGCTTGAAATCGGCCGCCCGCGACGGAGAAATGCTCGGGGTCACTCCGGCGCGTACCCGAGGTTGGGACCCAACCAGCGCTCGGCCTCACGCATGGTCCAGCCCTTGCGCCGGGCGTAGTCCTCGACCTGGTCCTTCGCCACGCGACCGACGACGAAGTACTGGCTGTCGGGGTGCCCGAAGTACCAGCCGGAGACGGCTGCACCCGGCCACATGGCCATCCCCTCGGTCAGCTCGATGCCGATCTCGTCGACGTCGAGAAGCTGCCACAGCGTCTGCTTCTCCGTGTGGTCCGGACAGGCCGGGTATCCCGGCGCCGGTCGGATGCCGGCGTACCGCTCCTTGATCAGGGCAGCGTTGTCCAGGTCCTCGTCCGCCGCATAGCCCCAGTACTCCTTTCGCACCCGCTCGTGGAGCCGCTCGGCGAAGGCCTCGGCGAAGCGGTCGGCCAACGCCTCGAGGAGGATCGCGTTGTAGTCGTCGTGGTCGGCCTTGAACTCCGCGATCTTGTCCGCAGCGCCGAGACCACCGGTGACGGCGAAGGCCCCGATCCAGTCCTTCAGGCCGGTGTCCTTGGGCGCGACGAAGTCGGCGAGGCTGCGGTTGGGCACGCCCGGTCGGTGCTTGCCCTGCTGGCGCAGCATGTGCAGCGTGTGCGCGACCTCGGAGCGGGACTCGTCGGTGTAGATCTCGATGTCGTCGCCCACCGCGTTCGCGGGGAAGAGACCGATGACCCCCTTGGCGGTCAGCCACTTCTCCTCGATGATCTGGTCGAGCATCACCTGCGCCTCGTCGTAGAGCTTGCGCGCCACCTCACCTGTCGTGGGGCTGTTCAGGATGTCGGGGAAGGAGCCCTTGAGCTCCCAGGCGTTGAAGAAGGGCTGCCAGTCGAAGTACTCGCGCAGCTCGGCCAGGTCGTAGTCCTCGAAGACCACGCGGCAGGGGGAGGCCCCCGACAGGTGGGCCTGCTCCTGCCCCCAGTCGATCGGGGTGCGTGCCTCCAAGGCCTGCTCGTAGGTCAACTTCGGGCGGTCGTTGTTCTTCGCCGCGTGCCGCTTGCGCAGGGCCTCGTAGTCCGCGGCCACGTCGTCGAGCAGCCCCTGCTTCCCCTTCTCCGAGAGCAGCTGGCTGACGACCGGGACGGATCGGGAGGCGTCCTTGACCCAGACGACGGGCCCGTCGTACTGCTGGTCGACCTTGACCGCCGTGTGCGCCCGGGAGGTGGTCGCCCCGCCGATCAGCAGCGGGATGTCGAAGCCCTGGCGTTGCATCTCCGAGGCGACACCCACCATCTCGTCGAGCGAGGGCGTGATCAGCCCGGACAGGCCGATGATGTCGGCGTCGTGCTCGCGTGCGGTCGCCAGGATCTTCTGCGTCGGCACCATGACACCGAGGTCGATGACGTCGTAGTTGTTGCACTGCAGGACGACCCCGACGATGTTCTTGCCGATGTCGTGCACGTCACCCTTGACGGTGGCCATGATGACCATGCCGTTCGAGCGGTCCGCATCGCCGGGTTTCTTCGATGCCTCGATGAAGGGGATGAGGTGGGCCACGGCCTTCTTCATCACCCGGGCCGACTTGACCACCTGGGGCAGGAACATCCTGCCCGCGCCGAAGAGGTCGCCGACGACCCCCATGCCGTCCATGAGCGGTCCCTCGATCACCTCGATCGGCTGCCCGCCTTCGTCGTCGATCTCCTGGCGCAGGGCCTCGGTGTCCTCGACCACGTGGTCGTCGATCCCCTTGACGAGGGAGTGCGTGATGCGTTCGCGAAGGGGGAGCTCGCGCCACTCCTCATTGGCCTCCTCGGCCTTGTGCCCGTCACCGCGGAACTGCTCTGCGATCTCCAGCAGGCGCTCGGTGGAGTCCTCGCGACGGTTGAGGACGACGTCCTCGATCCGCTCACGCAGCTCGGTGTCGATCGTGTCGTAGGGGACGAGGGCTCCGGCGTTGACGATTCCCATGTCCATGCCGGCACGGATCGCGTGGTACAGGAAGACCGCGTGGATGGCCTCGCGCACGGCGTTGTTGCCGCGGAAGCTGAAGGAGACGTTGGACACGCCTCCGGAGACGAGGACGTGCGGCAGGTTCTCCTTGATCCAGCGGGTGCCCTCGATGAAGTCGGTGCCGTAGGCAGCGTGCTCCTCGATACCGGTGGCCAGGGCAAAGATGTTGGGGTCGAAGACGATGTCCTCGGCGGGGAACCCGACCTCCTGCGTGAGGATGGTGTACGCCCGCTGGGCGATCTCCTGACGGCGCTGCAGGTTGTCTGCCTGCCCCTCCTCGTCGAAGCCCATGACGACGACTGCGGCGCCGTACTTGCGGCACAACCGGGCCTGCTCGACGAAGGGCTCGACGCCCTCCTTCATCGAGATCGAGTTGACGATCGCCTTGCCCTGGGCGCGCTGCAGTCCGGTCTCGATGACCTCCCACTTCGAGGAGTCGATCATCAGCGGGACCTTCGAGATGTCCGGCTCCGAGGAGACGAGGTTGACGAAGGTGCCCATCGCGGCCACCCCGTCGAGCATCCCCTCGTCCATGTTGATGTCGATGGCCTGCGCGCCGTTCTCGACCTGCTGGCGGGCCACCGACAGTGCACTCGGGTAGTCGTCGGCCTCGATGAGCTTGCGGAAGCGTGCTGACCCGGTGACGTTGGTGCGCTCCCCGATGTTGACGAAGAGTGAGTCGCTGGTGACGTTGAAGGCCTCGAGCCCGGACAGGCGCAGCGCCGGCTCGACCTCGACGGGTACCCGAGGAGTGGCGCCCTCGATCCCGGCCGCGATGGCGGCGACGTGCTCCGGGCTGGTGCCGCAGCACCCCCCGAGGATGTTGACCAGCCCGGAGGTGGCGAACTCCGAGACGAGCTCGGCCATGAACTGCGGGTCCTGGTCGTACTCGCCGAAGGCATTGGGCAGCCCGGCGTTGGGGTAGGCGGACACGAAGGTGTCGGCGACCCGGCCCAGCTCGACGAGGTACTGGCGCATCTCCTGCGCCCCCAGGGCGCAGTTGAGCCCCACCGCCACCGGCTGCGCGTGCCGGATGGAGTTCCAGAAGGCCTCGGTGGTCTGCCCGGTCAGGGTGCGTCCCGACGCGTCGGTGATCGTGCCGGAGACGATGACCGGCCACCGGCGCCCCTGCTCCTCGAACAGGGTCTCGATCGCGAAGATCGCGGCCTTGGCATTGAGCGTGTCGAAGATCGTCTCGATGAGCAGCACGTCGGCGCCGCCCTCGACGAGGCCCAGGGCCTGCTCGTGGTAGGCCGCCACGAGCTGGGTGAAGGTGATGTTGCGGTGGGCCGGGTCGTTGACGTCGGGGGAGATCGAGGCGGTGCGCACAGTCGGTCCCATCGCTCCGAGGACGTAACGCGGGCGCGAGGGGTCGCCGGCCATCACCTCGTCGGCGGCCTCCCTCGCCAGGCGTGCGGCGGCGACGTTGATCTCGTGGGCCAGGTCCTCCATGCCGTAGTCGGCCAGGGAGATCCGCTGGGCGTTGAAGGTGTTGGTCTCGATCAGGTCGGCACCGGCGTCGAGGTACTGACGGTGCAGGTCCTTCACGATGGCCGGCTGGGTGAGCGAGAGGAGGTCGTTGTTGCCGCGCACGTCGCTGGTCCAGTCGGCGAAGCGCTCCCCCCGGAACTCGGCCTCCGACAGGCCCTGCTGCTGGAGCATCGTTCCCATGCCGCCGTCCATGAGCAGGACCTGCTCGCGCATGGCCTCCTGCAGGGACTCGGTGGCGTCGGGACGAAGGGCGGTGTCATTCACCGGAGAGATCCTGTCATCGAAAGGGTGGGGGACCTTCCATTATCCGCATGCCGGTCGCTCGCCTAGGGTCAGGGCCATGGCCGAGCCGATCGAACCGCCCCCGCGTGGGATCCGTCTGGCCACGATCGCCTCGGTTCCCATCTACCTCGGGTGGTCGTGGCTGCTGCTGGGCGTGATCATCATCGTGCTCATCGGACCGGGCACCGCCGCGCGGTTCGGGAGTGTCACCGGGTACTCCATCGCGGCCGTCTACGCGCTGGCCCTGCTGCTGAGCGTGCTGGCCCACGAGGCTGCGCACGCGGTCGCGGCGCGGGCCTTCGGGCACAAGGTGCACCGGGTGGTCGCTGACCTGTGGGGTGGGCACACCGCCTTCGACGCCTCCCACGGCACGGCCTGGAGCGCGGCGACGATCGCGATCGTCGGCCCACTGACCAACGGGGTCATCGCGGCACTCGCCTTCGGCGGAGTGGTGGTCTCCGGGTCGGAGGTCACGGTGAGCCTCCTGAGCGGCGTGGCCTTCGTCAACGGCGCCCTGGCGCTCTTCAACCTCCTACCGGGACTGCCGCTCGACGGCGGCCAGGTCGTGGAGTCGCTGATCTGGGCGGCCACGGGAGACCAGTCGCGCGCCAGAGTCATCGCCGGCTGGGCCGGTCGGGTGCTGGTCGTGCTCATCGTCGTGGCGATCATCGGCGTCCCCCTGGCGCGCGGCGCGACGCCGGACCTGTCGATCACCCTGTGGACCGCCCTCATCGGTGCCTTCCTGTGGTCCGGGGCGACGAGCGCCATCGCCCAGGGGCAGGCTCTGGGCACCCTGCGTGGCCTGGACGTGGCGGCCGTCCTCGAGCCGGCCGCCGCCATCGGGGGCGACCGGCCGCTGACCGAGCTGACCTCCCTTCGCGCCCTGCCGGTGGTCGTCGACGACGCCGGCCGGCCGATCGGCCTGATCGACCACGACGCGCTGCGCTCCGTACCCCCGGACGCCGTGGCGAGCACCCCGGTCTCGGCGGTGACCACCCCCGCGCCCGCGGCGTGGACCACCGAGCTGCGAGTGGGGAGCGAGGCACTGGACCTCGTGCGCGCCTTCCAGTCCTCGGGCTCGTCGATCGTCGCGGTGACCTCGGGCGGGCGACTGCACGCGGTCGCCCGGGCGGCGCGGGTCAATGCCGCACTCTCGCGCAACTAGACTCGGCCCCCATGAGTGCCACCGGATCTGCCTATCGTCGTGGTCCCTTCCGTGAGGGGGACCGGGTGCAGCTGACCGACCCGAAGGGGCGGATGCACACCATCACGCTCACGCCGGGGAAGCAGTTCCACACCCACCGCGGCCACGTCAAGCACGACGACCTCATCGGGGAGCCGGACGGCTCGACGGTGACGAACACCGCCGGGACCCAGTACCTGGTCCTGCGTCCGCTGCTGTCCGACTACGTCATGTCGATGCCACGCGGCGCTGCGGTCGTCTACCCCAAGGACGCGGGCCAGGTCATCCAGATGGCAGACGTCTTCCCCGGCGCGAGCGTCGTGGAGGCGGGGGTCGGTTCGGGTGCCCTGTCGATGTCGCTGCTGCGTGCCGTCGGTGACACCGGCCGGGTGCACTCCTTCGAGCGTCGTGAGGACTTCGCGACGATCGCCAGGGCGAATGCGCACGCCTTCTTCGGCGAGGACCACCCCGCGTGGACCGTGACCGTCGGGGACCTCGTCGAGTCGCTGCCCGACGCGGTCGAGCCGGGCAGCGTCGACCGGGTCGTGCTGGACATGCTCGCCCCGTGGGAGTGCCTCGAGGTCGTCGCCGACGCGTTGGCGCCCGGTGGCGTGCTCATCTGCTACGTCGCGACCGCGACGCAGCTGAGCAAGGTCGGAGAGGCCATGCGCGACTTCGGCACCTTCACCGAGCCGCAGGCCTGGGAGTCGCTCGTGCGCGGATGGCACCTCGAGGGGCTCGCCGTGCGTCCGCAGCACCGCATGCACGGGCACACCGGGTTCCTCATCTCCACGCGCCGGCTCGCACCGGGCGTCACCCCGCCGCCGCGCAAGCGCCGGCCGGGGCGTGGCTACGCCGCGCAGGAGGAGGCCGCGGACGAAGAAGCCTCGAAGGGGACTGACGTCACTGCCGCGGAGGCGCCCCCGGGCACGGACGATGCCGAGTGGACCTCCGAGGCGCTCGGCGAGCGGGTCGCCTCCGCGAAGCGGATGCGCAAGCTCGCCCGAGGAGTGGTCCCCCCTTCGCCTCGGTGAGCGATCGGGGGAGACTGGGCAGGAGACCGCCTCACCCGGCGGGAAGGGAGCAGACGTCGATGACAGAAGAACCGACCCCCCAGCACGATCGTGAGCTGCGTGACCTGCGTGCGGACCTCGCGCGGCAGAAGTCGCAGTCGGCGACCGTCGCCTCGCAGAACGAGCGGCTCGTGCGCACCCTCAAGGACGCCCGGCAGGAGCTCGTCACCCTCCGCGAGGAGCTGGAGCGGCTGGCGCAGCCGCCCGCGTCCTACGCCGTCATCGTCGATGTGCACGCGCAGGACCAGGCCGTCGACGTGCTCAGTGGTGGCCGCAAGATGCATGTTGCGGTCAGCCCGGCCGTGGACGTCGCGGAGCTGGGGGTCGGCCGCGAGGTGCGGCTCAACGAGGCGATGAACGTCGTCTCGGTCCACGGTGAGGACGTCGCCGGCGAGGTCGTGGTCGTCAAGGAGGTCCTCGACGATGACCGACTGCTGGTGATCATGCGCCAGGACGAGGAGCGGGTCGTGCGGCGCGGCGGCCGGGTGACCGAGAAGCAGGTGCGCGTCGGGGACGCCGTGCTCGTCGACCAGCGCAGCAACATCGCCGTCGAGCGCATCCCGCGCGCCGAGGTCGCCGACCTGGTCCTCGAGGAGGTCCCGGACCTGGGTTATGACGACATCGGTGGCCTGACGACGCAGATCGAAGCGATCCGCGACAGCGTGGAGCTTCCGTACCTGCACGCCGACCTCTACGAGCGCCACCAGCTCAAGGCGCCCAAGGGTGTGCTTCTCTACGGCCCGCCCGGCAACGGCAAGACGATGATCGCCAAGGCCGTCGCCTCCTCGCTCGCCCGCAAGGTCGCCGAGCGCACGGGGCAGGAGAGCGCCACGGCCTACTTCCTCAACATCAAGGGCCCGGAGCTGCTCAACAAGTACGTCGGCGAGACGGAGCGGCACATCCGGTTGATCTTCCACCGCGCCCGTGAGAAGTCGAGCGACGGGACCCCGGTCGTCGTCTTCTTCGACGAGATGGACTCTCTCTTCCGCACCCGCGGGTCGGGTGTCTCCTCGGACGTGGAGACGACGATCGTGCCGCAGCTGCTCGCGGAGATCGACGGTGTCGAGGGTCTGGACAACGTCATCGTCATCGGCGCGACGAACCGGGAGGACATGATCGACCCGGCGATCCTGCGTCCCGGTCGCCTGGACGTGAAGATCAAGATCGACCGCCCTGACGTCGAGGGCGCACGCGACATCTTCAGCAAGTACCTCACCGCGGACCTGCCGTTGCACCCGGAGGACCTCGGGGAGCACGACGGCAATCCCGCGGCGACGGTCTCGGAGATGATCGACGCGGTCGTCGAACGGATGTATGCCGAGTCCGACGAGAACCAGTTCCTCGAGGTCACCTACGCCGGAGGCGACAAGGAGGTCCTCTACTTCAAGGACTTCAACTCCGGCGCGATGATCCAGAACATCGTCGACCGGGCGAAGAAGGCCGCGATCAAGGACTTCCTCACCACGGGCACCGAGGGCCTGCGCGTCGGGCACCTGCTCGACGCCTGCGTGGCGGAGTTCAAGGAGAACGAGGACCTGCCCAACACGACGAACCCGGATGACTGGGCGAAGATCTCGGGCAAGAAGGGCGAGCGGATCGTCTACGTGCGCACGCTCATCGGTGGCAAGTCCGGGGGCGCCGAGCCGGGCCGCTCGATCGACACGGGGCACCGCACCGGCCAGTACCTCTGACCCGCGGTCCCCGTCGTGACGACTCAGGTCCTTGCGAGTCGTCCGGCCACGAGCCGCCAGCCGATCAGCGTGGCCGCCAGGAAGAGCGTCGCGACGACGACGAAGGGCGCGGCCGTCCCCTGACCGCTCGCGGCCCGCAGGAGCATGCCCGTCACGAGGGTGGCCAACCACACGGGCACGCCGTCGACCCACCGGAGCGGCCACGTGCGCCGGATGACCACGACGAGCGCCCAGCCGAGGACCAACCCGACGAGGAACGGCCAGGCGGTGTGCCACCACCCGGCCGGGTCGAGCGCCTCGTCGTGGGTGCGACGTCCCAGGAGCGTGAACACCGCGATGATCACGACGTCGATCCCGAGAGCGACGACGGTACGGGTGCCGGGCGACCGGAGTGCCGGCCCGGGTGGAGTCATCGGTCAGACCTCCTCGACCAGGTGTCGGTGCAGCTCGCGGACGAGCTCCTCGCGGTGCTGTGCTCCCGAGCGTGCGATCCCGGGGAAGTTGGCGAACCCGTGCGGCAACCCGACGTAGTTCGTCACGCGCACCGGGACCCCGGCCCGGCGCAGGGTCTGGCCGTAGCGCAGTCCGTCGTCGCGGATCGGGTCCAGGTCGGCAGTCTGCACCAGAGCCGGCGCCACCGAGGCAACCTCTCCGAACAGCGGTGAGACGAGGGGGTCGGTGTAGTCCACCGCCTCGTCGGCGTCCCCGATGTAGAGGGCTCGGAAGGCGATGATCTTGGCCTGCGTGAGGATCGCCCCCTGCGAGTGCTCCGCGATCGACGGGGAGGCCATGGTCATGTCCGTCGCCGGGTAGATCAGCGCCTGGTGGCGGATGACCGGCTCGCCGTCACCGGTGCGCAGGTCGCGCAGCTGCTGGGCGACGACAGCCGAGAGGTTGCCTCCGGCGGAGTCGCCACACAGGGCGATCCGGTCCCGGTCGACCCCGTGGTCGGCGTGCTCGTGCAGCCACCGCGTGACGTCGATCGCGTCGTGCGCCGCCGTCGGCGCGCGGTGCTCCGGCGCCATCCGGTAATCGACGCTGACCACCACGGCGTCGAGTTCGGCCGCGAGGTGGCTGCACAGCGGGTCGTACATCCGCGTGGATCCCTGCACCCAGCCGCCACCGTGGAAGTAGACGACGAGTGGTCGTTGTGAGCGCGCTCCGGACGGTGTGTACCAGCGAAGGGGGATGGTCGCCCCATCACGCGCGGGGGCGCTCCCTTCGTCGACCGTCACGTCCGCACGGACCCGGCCGGTGATCCAGGCGAAGGGGGGTGAGGTCGGGTAGACCTGAGCCCGGGACCGCTTGATGTCCTCGATGGTGGCGTCGACGATCGAGACCCGCCCGACGGTGTCGAGCACGGTGGTCAGCAGGCCCACCATCGGGGCGAGGCCGGGGTAGGGACGCTTCATCGATCCTCCACGTGCAGATGGTGTCGCAGCTCGCCCACGAGCTCCTGGAGTGCGGGCTCCGCCGCGGGGGCGAGCCCCGGGAAGTTGAGGAAACCGTGCGGCGCACCACGGTAGTTCGTGTGCCGTACCTCGACCCCGGCCGTGCGCAGGGCGTCGACGTACGTTTCCCCGTCCGGGCGAAGGGGGTCCAGCTCGGCCGTCTGCACCAGCGCCGGCGGCAGGTCGGTGAGGTCGCCGTGGGCGGGGGAGATGAGCGGGTCGTGGGCGTCCGCGTCGTCGCCGAGGTAGAGACTCCGGAAGCTGCGCAGCATGGCAGGGGTCAGGATCGGGTAGCGCCGGTCGAGCGACTGCAGGTCCGCCAGCTCGCGCTCGGTCAGGTCGGGAGCGGGGTAGACGAGGGCCTGGTGGCGCAGCCCCACGAAGGCATCGTCGCGCAGGTGCTGGGCGATCCCGGCCGCGAGGTTGCCGCCGGCCGAGTCCCCGGTGACGCCGACTGCGTCGGTGCGGGCGCCGATCTCCTCGGCATGCTCCAGGGCCCAGGTGGTGGCGTCACGGCAGTCGAGGGCGGCCTGCGGCCCCCGGTGCTCGGGCGCCATCCGGTAGGCGACCGTGACGACGACGGCCCGGGCCGCTGCGGCGATCCGGGTGAGGTAGGGGTCGTAGATGCCGATGTGGCCGATGACGAAGCCGCCCCCGTGGAAGTGCAGGAGGAGCGGCAGCCGCTCGGCCGACGCGGGTCGGTGGACGCGCACCTTCAGCTCGTGGCCGTCGCGCACGGTGATCCAGCGGTCCTCGCTGCGCACGCCACGATGCGGTGCCCCGACGACCCAGGTGTAGGGCGCTCGCATCGGCACCGCGCTGCGCATTCTGGAGAGCCGATCCGCGGTCATCTCGTCGGCGGTGACCGCGAAGCGAGTGAGGAAGTCGAGGATCCTCGTGCCCATGGGCATCCACGTCTGATCGTCCACGGCCCCATTCAACACGCTGCCCCTTCGACCACGGGGTGGGGGCGCCTACCCTGTGGCCATGAGTGTGCGACGGGTCATGGGTGTCGAGACCGAGTACGGGATCTCCGTGCCGGGGGAGCCGCAGGCCAATCCGATGGCCGCCTCCGGCGACGTCGTCACCACCTATGCGCGGGCACACGGGTTGCGGGCCGCACACGGCGCATGGGACTACAGCGACGAGCACCCGCTCATCGACGCCCGCGGCTTCGAGGTACCCCGGTCCCGGGCCGACCTGTCCCAGCTGACGGACATCGAGGACCCCACGCTGGCCAACGTCGTGCTCGCCAACGGGGCCCGCCTGTACGTCGACCACGCACACCCCGAGTACTCCAGCCCGGAGGTCACCTCCCCGCGGGACGCCGTCGTGTGGGACCGCGCGGGGGAGCTGGTCATGCGCGAGGTCGTGCAACGACTGGCCGCCACCCCGCCCGGTATCAACCTGTACAAGAACAACACCGACGGCAAGGGCTCCTCGTACGGCACGCACGAGAACTTCCTGGTCACCCGCAGGACTCCCTTCGAGCGGATCGTCGCCGGGCTGACCCCCTTCTTCGTCGCCCGCCAGGTCATGTGCGGTGCGGGACGGGTCGGGATCGGCCAGGAGAGCGAGCACGCCGGGTACCAGATCTCCTCCCGCAGTGACTTCTTCGAGGCGTCGGTCGGGCTGGAGACGACCTTCAAGCGCCCGATCATCAACACCCGCGACGAGCCGCACGCCGATCCCGACATCTGGCGCCGGCTGCACGTGATCATCGGCGACGCCAACCAGGCGGACGTGGCCAACCTGGTCAAGACCGGCTCCACCTCGCTCGTGCTCTCCCTCATCGAGGCGGACGCGTTCGACCGTGGGCTCGAGGTGCTCCACCCGGTCGAGGCACTGAAGGTCATCTCCCACGACCCCACCTGCACGGCGACGGTGCGGATGCGCGACGGACGGGACCTCACGGCGGTACAGATCCTCACCGAGTACCTCGAGATGGCCACCGCCTTCGTCGAGCGCGAAGGGAGCGACCCGGC from Janibacter cremeus includes these protein-coding regions:
- a CDS encoding PD-(D/E)XK nuclease family protein; this translates as MTPSISPSRAADFKQCPLKYRFRTIDRLQEAPSPAAVRGTLVHAVLEDIFDLPAAERTPEAARELVPGRWDALVEERPELAEMLAADESLTLESWFAQAGRLTDRWFTVEDPSRLEPADRELKVEVEVDGLVLRGVIDRVDVAPEGQVRVVDYKTGRTPGPGFEGKALFQMKFYGLVMWRRTGRVPDLLQLVYLKDGTIIRYAPDEEDLLALERNVQAVWAAIARATVEGDFRPRPSRLCSWCDFKPLCPAFGGTPPPLPVTDPPD
- the metH gene encoding methionine synthase → MREQVLLMDGGMGTMLQQQGLSEAEFRGERFADWTSDVRGNNDLLSLTQPAIVKDLHRQYLDAGADLIETNTFNAQRISLADYGMEDLAHEINVAAARLAREAADEVMAGDPSRPRYVLGAMGPTVRTASISPDVNDPAHRNITFTQLVAAYHEQALGLVEGGADVLLIETIFDTLNAKAAIFAIETLFEEQGRRWPVIVSGTITDASGRTLTGQTTEAFWNSIRHAQPVAVGLNCALGAQEMRQYLVELGRVADTFVSAYPNAGLPNAFGEYDQDPQFMAELVSEFATSGLVNILGGCCGTSPEHVAAIAAGIEGATPRVPVEVEPALRLSGLEAFNVTSDSLFVNIGERTNVTGSARFRKLIEADDYPSALSVARQQVENGAQAIDINMDEGMLDGVAAMGTFVNLVSSEPDISKVPLMIDSSKWEVIETGLQRAQGKAIVNSISMKEGVEPFVEQARLCRKYGAAVVVMGFDEEGQADNLQRRQEIAQRAYTILTQEVGFPAEDIVFDPNIFALATGIEEHAAYGTDFIEGTRWIKENLPHVLVSGGVSNVSFSFRGNNAVREAIHAVFLYHAIRAGMDMGIVNAGALVPYDTIDTELRERIEDVVLNRREDSTERLLEIAEQFRGDGHKAEEANEEWRELPLRERITHSLVKGIDDHVVEDTEALRQEIDDEGGQPIEVIEGPLMDGMGVVGDLFGAGRMFLPQVVKSARVMKKAVAHLIPFIEASKKPGDADRSNGMVIMATVKGDVHDIGKNIVGVVLQCNNYDVIDLGVMVPTQKILATAREHDADIIGLSGLITPSLDEMVGVASEMQRQGFDIPLLIGGATTSRAHTAVKVDQQYDGPVVWVKDASRSVPVVSQLLSEKGKQGLLDDVAADYEALRKRHAAKNNDRPKLTYEQALEARTPIDWGQEQAHLSGASPCRVVFEDYDLAELREYFDWQPFFNAWELKGSFPDILNSPTTGEVARKLYDEAQVMLDQIIEEKWLTAKGVIGLFPANAVGDDIEIYTDESRSEVAHTLHMLRQQGKHRPGVPNRSLADFVAPKDTGLKDWIGAFAVTGGLGAADKIAEFKADHDDYNAILLEALADRFAEAFAERLHERVRKEYWGYAADEDLDNAALIKERYAGIRPAPGYPACPDHTEKQTLWQLLDVDEIGIELTEGMAMWPGAAVSGWYFGHPDSQYFVVGRVAKDQVEDYARRKGWTMREAERWLGPNLGYAPE
- a CDS encoding site-2 protease family protein, translated to MAEPIEPPPRGIRLATIASVPIYLGWSWLLLGVIIIVLIGPGTAARFGSVTGYSIAAVYALALLLSVLAHEAAHAVAARAFGHKVHRVVADLWGGHTAFDASHGTAWSAATIAIVGPLTNGVIAALAFGGVVVSGSEVTVSLLSGVAFVNGALALFNLLPGLPLDGGQVVESLIWAATGDQSRARVIAGWAGRVLVVLIVVAIIGVPLARGATPDLSITLWTALIGAFLWSGATSAIAQGQALGTLRGLDVAAVLEPAAAIGGDRPLTELTSLRALPVVVDDAGRPIGLIDHDALRSVPPDAVASTPVSAVTTPAPAAWTTELRVGSEALDLVRAFQSSGSSIVAVTSGGRLHAVARAARVNAALSRN
- a CDS encoding tRNA (adenine-N1)-methyltransferase encodes the protein MSATGSAYRRGPFREGDRVQLTDPKGRMHTITLTPGKQFHTHRGHVKHDDLIGEPDGSTVTNTAGTQYLVLRPLLSDYVMSMPRGAAVVYPKDAGQVIQMADVFPGASVVEAGVGSGALSMSLLRAVGDTGRVHSFERREDFATIARANAHAFFGEDHPAWTVTVGDLVESLPDAVEPGSVDRVVLDMLAPWECLEVVADALAPGGVLICYVATATQLSKVGEAMRDFGTFTEPQAWESLVRGWHLEGLAVRPQHRMHGHTGFLISTRRLAPGVTPPPRKRRPGRGYAAQEEAADEEASKGTDVTAAEAPPGTDDAEWTSEALGERVASAKRMRKLARGVVPPSPR
- the arc gene encoding proteasome ATPase gives rise to the protein MTEEPTPQHDRELRDLRADLARQKSQSATVASQNERLVRTLKDARQELVTLREELERLAQPPASYAVIVDVHAQDQAVDVLSGGRKMHVAVSPAVDVAELGVGREVRLNEAMNVVSVHGEDVAGEVVVVKEVLDDDRLLVIMRQDEERVVRRGGRVTEKQVRVGDAVLVDQRSNIAVERIPRAEVADLVLEEVPDLGYDDIGGLTTQIEAIRDSVELPYLHADLYERHQLKAPKGVLLYGPPGNGKTMIAKAVASSLARKVAERTGQESATAYFLNIKGPELLNKYVGETERHIRLIFHRAREKSSDGTPVVVFFDEMDSLFRTRGSGVSSDVETTIVPQLLAEIDGVEGLDNVIVIGATNREDMIDPAILRPGRLDVKIKIDRPDVEGARDIFSKYLTADLPLHPEDLGEHDGNPAATVSEMIDAVVERMYAESDENQFLEVTYAGGDKEVLYFKDFNSGAMIQNIVDRAKKAAIKDFLTTGTEGLRVGHLLDACVAEFKENEDLPNTTNPDDWAKISGKKGERIVYVRTLIGGKSGGAEPGRSIDTGHRTGQYL
- a CDS encoding DUF3054 domain-containing protein codes for the protein MTPPGPALRSPGTRTVVALGIDVVIIAVFTLLGRRTHDEALDPAGWWHTAWPFLVGLVLGWALVVVIRRTWPLRWVDGVPVWLATLVTGMLLRAASGQGTAAPFVVVATLFLAATLIGWRLVAGRLART
- a CDS encoding alpha/beta hydrolase, translating into MKRPYPGLAPMVGLLTTVLDTVGRVSIVDATIEDIKRSRAQVYPTSPPFAWITGRVRADVTVDEGSAPARDGATIPLRWYTPSGARSQRPLVVYFHGGGWVQGSTRMYDPLCSHLAAELDAVVVSVDYRMAPEHRAPTAAHDAIDVTRWLHEHADHGVDRDRIALCGDSAGGNLSAVVAQQLRDLRTGDGEPVIRHQALIYPATDMTMASPSIAEHSQGAILTQAKIIAFRALYIGDADEAVDYTDPLVSPLFGEVASVAPALVQTADLDPIRDDGLRYGQTLRRAGVPVRVTNYVGLPHGFANFPGIARSGAQHREELVRELHRHLVEEV